GGGCGTCTGCCGTCTCCAGGAGCTCATTGAGAGACTGAAGAACAAGACATAACAATGCTGAAGCTTCTCTCCATCCAAGCAGACTATATACTAACATCAAATGAATTTGTCTGATGTATTTTCACTCTACACATACCCATTTATCCAATGGCACTTGGGCAAGTGTTCCAGTGCCTTGATAGAGGTCCAAACTGAGCTGATCCAAgctcagcttctcctgcaggaaGTTGCCAAGGTAGCGGTGCAGGAGGTACCTGCAGGCTCGCTTCTTGATGGACTCCGAAAAGGGCCAAGGCATCTTCAACTCAACAGGGGTACAGTACTCAGGCAATGAAAGGGATTCAGAGGCTCCGCAAAACCGAAAGGCTCCTGCCTCTCCAACGGCTGTGGATTAATCGCTGGTGTCACTGTTGTGTCATCCAGTCGACTTAAAGACATCAGGAAATGTTGAGTTCAAACATCCTTCATATCCCAGGAGCAGGGACACTTCGGATGATATGTCGACACTCAGTGATGTGTGTGGGGAATGGTTCGACTCCAGTTTGCTGCTcctacagaaacacacacggtTCACTCTCTGTAATTTGACACTTGAGACACACAACATGAGGATTACACACATTATGTTTACAATACAGGCGAATATAAAAAGTAGCGACTGAAAACAACTGAGTCGTGTTGTAATATAAGTAAATAACATTATAGTATACCTGACAACGTATAGTACACTATAACCTGCCCAGTGTTATTGTCAGCACATGTTTACCCACCAGATAAGCCAGGGTAAATGAGCAAACGCGCTTGCGAAATAGCTGCTAGCATGTGATAGTACTGACAGTCAATACTGTCAGTACTATCACATGCTGTAGCTGtagctgtatttatttaaagctgtCATCGTTATCAGGAGCTGCACTGACCGCTGGCTCAACAAAGGCACGTCATTAAGCTAACTAGCCGTCTAGCGAGAGCGTAATGCTAACGCGTTAGCTCGCCCATGAACCACTGCTGTCGGCTGGCTGACTGTGGGCAGGTTAGCGTTGCCGGGCTAACGACAGGCTAATGTTGTAAGCTCGCTAGTTAGCCAGCTAACCCAGAAGCCAACAATTCTCAAGTCATTTACCATCGCAGCACAGATGCAGGCGAAGAGAAAAGCACAGTACGCGTATACACGACAGGTCTTTGAGTCGGCACGCCCGAGTTGAGCAGAGTTGAGGATGCTGGCGCGGATCTGAAGTTACCTTCTGACTGAGTTGTTTACAAACACTTTCATGACTCCGCACAGGCTCGAGCCCACACTGCGGGGTGGGATGAGGCAGTGACGTCACAACTATGGAGGAGTCGCCCGCTCCACTGGACGATCACCGGGTCGAGAGCATAGACTGTGGGGCGGAGATCTCTGTTTAgatatttatttacacactaAAGAAACGCGCTGGAGTGAAAACACGAgctgtgttatttttaattaaatctggCTGTTTGGGAATCAGAGCTCGGCCGCTTGGACGCCACGCTTGTCTGCACCTTGTCCACAGAGCCCAGAGAGTGGGCTGGAGCTGGAAGCTTCCACGAGCCGGAAGAAACACAGGCAACGAGGAGGTGAGCGGAATGAGCGCAGTTGGGTTAGAAATGATTTTTGCAACAAACTAACATTGAGCGTGATTAtagcttttattattatattataacatgtacaaataaacacaaagacagagattGAAGCATGTTTAGTAGCCGAAATCACGTTGCTAGCTTGAAACGGGGCAGTGACTTAGCTGTTCATTCTCCCCGAGTTTATGTTATAGCGACATAAAGCTAATGTTTGCTATCTAGCTAGCTAAAGGAGACCAGGCTATGTGACTATATGAATGAGCTGCTATATAACAACTCATCCATTGATCCATAACTaactgtgaggtgtgtgtgaagACAGTAACCTCACCTATCTTGTGTTAGCTAGCTTAAACCTCAGGGCGGCTCTGAAGATGTCGCTGTGATGTTTTGTATAAATTTACTTGTGACTCACGTTAATGTTGTTACACAGGTGGTGGACTGAAGTACACGTCTAGTACTAGTAGTGATGTTGAGtaactaaatatatttactaGAGTACTGCTTCTCCGTACAAAGCTGAGCTATTTGACTATTTCATTCCATTTTACGTCCCTCGAAAGTTCTTgcaatattgtattttttatccCACTACATCTGTTTAGCAGCTCTAGTTggggcccgagcaccgacagtgTCGATGGCCCTATTGAAATTTATATGATTATTGTTGTCTGCCAAATGATGCCTTTTTGAGGGCCTAAACATGCTTGAAAACTCacaagtttgcagaaaattcaAAAGTGGTAAGTGAGtcatttgaaatgggcgtgaCCAAATGGCTCAATAGCCCCTTACTTCGCTTTCACGAAATTCGGTACACGTGTGTATGCGaaattttggatttagtggccattttggccatttttcacgttgtgtattttaacgaactcctcctagagctttcatcagatcaacttcacaTTCGGTAAGggtcatctcaacaacattgGAGATTGAAACTACCCTACTTAAAATGTTTGAGATTttgtcacacggtgtgaccgtggcgtggcctcaaagtttgaaACACGAGGTTGTTGTATCTGTATAGTGTCAGTGGGCctagattcctttgatgtctttgaCGTTGCAAAGATGAGagatttatacgatctgaagagaaacaagagtgtttttgacctgaacagatctattagtctgtatgtagtgatatcaccacctactggcaacaggaagtacgCTTCGTTTTACAACTTCAAttagatttacataaaatgttcacggTGTGGTCTGCACTTGATGGAGTGGGCCGTGATAAGTGGGCTTGGTTCGGCGTTGCGtgacggacacaggaagtgaagcgtttatctTTTCCCACGGTGCGCAGAACACACACAACGCGGAGCCGTTTCGCCCGGTCCCCGACATCTCTCTCCCGCGGCCGCATCAGGTCCCTTGTTCGCAAGCTCTCGGGCCCGCACATTGCTGCTCGCAGCCCTAGTTTCTAATTAAAATCTAGTCTTATAGAAAATACAATGCATATTTTCAGATTCGTCTACTTTACACTGTGAAATTGTTAAAATCACTTTGAAGAGCTACAATAATTGAATGTCACATCCACATGatgcaataataataactaggaTTTCAATTTTCCTCATAAAGGATGTTTAAAAATCACAGCACTTAAAGAAAATAGAAGTCACAGAGAGGTCAGATGCATGTCTGGGTTTCCCTTCTGTTTCCGGCACATGTTGTGGTGAACTGTAGAATGAAAAGTCTGCAGTTGAGTCAGCCCCTGAACTACCACAACGCTGCTGACTGTTAAATATGTAACCAGGGAGAACTGTCATTTAGGCATTTGGCaaatttctttcccttttctgttGCAGGGGATGGAGATAGACTTTCAGCCCGAGGAGTCCACGGTCTCTTCATTTGATGATGACTGTGTCGGGCTTGGTGACGTCAAGGACATGAGACTGGAGGCAGAAGCAGTGGTGACCGACGTACTGTTTGCCGTCACGGTAATGCACGTGTCACATAGTCTCAGCAGTGCGTTGGACGTAGCCTACATCAACGTGCAAACGAGAGAGGGAAACCGGTATTGTCTGGAGCTCACAGAGGCGGGACTGAGGGTAAGACGCAGTGAGAGTGAGACACTGtggtttcttgttttattcctCTTTAAATGCCCCCAtataatgaacattttacatttaagaaCTCATTTCTATCCTGACAGGTGGTGGGCTATGCTTTTGATCAAGTGGACGAGGATTTGAGTAACCAGTATCATGAGACGGTTTACTCACTCCTGGACTCGCTCAGTCCGGGATACAGAGAGGCCTTCGGGAATGCCTTGCTGCAGCGGCTGGAGAGGCTGAAGCAAAGTGGAcgataaagaaacaaaaacaaagggactTGGATGCTACATAAGTTGTTCAAGTGAAACGGGCGGGCGATGTTGGTGTATTTGGACATGAGCCAATAATAACCAGATCTGGTCCAAGATTATAGCCTATTATGTGACAACCACCTGCCTAGCTACCACTCCAATAAGGTGTACCCTGCCCTATCAATGTTGCTTTGTTCCGAGTTTCATATCATTGAATGGCGACATATTTGATACTTCAGAGTGCGCAAGGGTTTGGCTGTTGGTACGGTTGCAACATTGTGGTGTTGACTTAAACTGTGGAGAGATCTTCCAGCTTCCACTTGTTACAAGTTTGTAACTGCAGGAAAGAAGCAGCAGGTTGTACTGGTAGAAATTCCGTGTCCTCTGCCCTGCCTGCACTAAAACTGTGACCTGATGATCTCTGCTCTAACATACTCAACTCCTTCTCATTCAGCAGGTGTCTCAGTGAAAGAGCCAAAGCTATATTCTCTGTGTAACTCATATTGCCTTAATGATTGACTTTTGGTTGGAAAAGTACAAAATGAACCTATTATGTTGTACTTACTGTCTGGAAGGAGATCATTTTTTGTGGGGCTGTCATTTCACAAACTTATTTGAAAGTTCTGATTATGTTGTAAACCTTGCTGCTGGCCTTTGCTCAGATCAATAAAATCTCAGAAGTATTTCAAGTTCTTTTGTCCTGTTAAGTCTTAATCTAATTTCAAGACAGATGTCTATCCAAAGGTCTGAACCAGCTGGTTCTGCAAAGCTGAGTCGAGACACAAACAAGATAACAGCTCCAATGTCTTCACTGCTACTCAGTGACTGCATCAGCAGCTTCTGGGGGACAATGAATATCACTAAGAAAGTTAAGTTAATCAACCAACTCAGTATGATGTggtgaaaactaaaaacagttttaatggTCCTTTCGGCACTTTACTTGGAGCATTCATGTGCTCCTCAGAAAGCAACATCTCCAGAGCTATGAAGTCTTTGTTCCAATTTTGGTGTGTTCAGTTGTAAGAAGTCTAACATTTAACAAGCTCACATTGAGAGCTTCGGTTTACAGCTCATTGTAAAATCATGTTAAAAAGGTTTAGAAGTGTTCATGTCAGCCACTTTGCAACTCGTGTACCAAGTTTTTGCCGGGTAAGGAATTATTTGCACTTAAATGTCAGGATCGGGACACGAATCAGTTTATGGGATTAGTAACTCTTTAAAGATGATTAATCAGCttaacatttattcaaacagtGCAACTTGGGTACACATTAGATTTCTTTATTAGAATTTACTTTTCATACAGTAGCACAAGGTCAGTAAGAAATTTTACAAAAGTTTTAGTAAAGACAAACTAGTGTGCATCTTGTCCGACTACACAGCAGCCAGGAAGACGGGACATGTGTGGTAGTGGAATGTAGATAAGCCGGGTCATTGACACAAATATCAGTCGTATTCTTCATTCACGCCTCTTAAAAATCAACTGTTCGGCCCATCAGAGCAATAATCAACCGTTTATTTCAGCAGGATTTTAAGATGCGTGTGCGGCAACATTTTGCAAACCAGAGGGAGAAATGcatcttaaaatcaatttgataaatgaataaaaaattaATCATTTAAGTTCTTTAGGCTTTTACTCAACACTGaatccctttttaaaaagaagccCCCATACATTAGTGTGAGGTATTGTTGCAGGTTTAGCTCACAATCTGAACTGGGAACCTGATGCAGAACAAGTCTATTTTGTTGTCGTCTCTCAGTTCCCATTCCACCACCAGCTTTATctgtaaaatgcagaaaaggAGAAGTTAGTGAACAAAAAGGTGTCTCCATGTAAAAATAAGtcaagaggaagtgagagagagagagagaagaggacaaCCACATCAGACAAATTAGTATGCACcaatttataaaacaaaaacaaaaaatcagaCATGGAAGCTGAAAACATCCCATCTGAGTATTAGACAAAATATTTTGCTATTCAGCAAGGACAAAGTTCAAAATAGCCAATTGGGATTACCAGTAAATACTGATAGGACAATACAACAGCTTTGTTTTTGGCCTTGAATTTTTTCATAGATGAAAACAATGTCAGTAATGGCCATCAGATTTCTAGTAGCAGCATGCAACAGTAAATATTCATACCCCACTCTATGAATATGTAGAATAAAATTGTACTCAGTGGCTGAatctgattttaatttggataAACGAGTAATTGTCGCATACTTTACCCCCCCAAATGTCACATGTACTTACAGCAGGATACTCTTTCTTCACAGGTAAAGAGTTGAGATAGTGATAGTTCTGCTGCTTCTGGATGGGACACTGGATTCCAGACTTGCAGCCATCTTGCACAGGGATGGGGAAAGGGATGGGAACTCCAGCAATAATACCATGAACCAATGCTGTGCTTGTTTGGCTCACTACATCTACAagataaaatgacataaaatcaaaagatggagggaaaaactaaataaataaaaaaaagattcaagCAAACAGTCTACTCACCGCTGCTGAATGTCACATTGACACTGTAGGCCTCCCCTTTGTGGAGCTGGCATGGCTGAGTGGCACAAGGGCTAATGTCCACCACGGTCACTTTGCCAGAGGGGGAACCTGAGGAAATACAGAggcagactttaaaaaaaaaaaaaaggtaaattcTTATACTGCTGCATCACCACACATTTCATTAAATGACTTCATTCCAAAAATATCTGACTCAAGCCAACTCAAAATCTAGTTCAAGTTTAACAAGAATGCCACCAGATTTACACAAGTTCAGTTCACTTGCCATGAGGAGCACAACCAATGTTTAATTTCCTCTGTGACCAAGGAGGAAAATCTGGAGTAACTACATTTTAGTAAAGTATGAGGGGGCGTTGGGGCTGATAGTACACTGTGTTCGTGGTAACATGACAATGCGTCAGGTGCAAGTTAGTGTTGAAACAGTCGGTCGattaaacaggaagtgggtAAATAAGTCAAATATGACTGTCGataaaaggaaacaaattaaggtgtaaatctgtgtttaaacAAGTAGTCAGGAAGGGGATAGTTAAAACTATAATGAAGCCTAAAATGTGATTGTTAATTAAGGCAATCTAAAAACAACTCTCCATAAACCAGACTTCTCCAATGGTTGAAGTGGGATATCTTTGTTTTTGGAAAGCTGCTTGAACAAAACCTCACATGTTAAGACATGTTTGTGGTCCTGGGacacttcttttcttttgtcctcACTTCAACGTCCCTCAGTGGGTTTTGTAACGCATTTCTGATTGAAACACATTGACAGGGCTACTTAaactttgctttaaaaaaaaggtgagtAGAGTGAAGTAAATGGGTGTGACAGGTGAAACTCACCGCAGCTTATGAATTTGACCGGCACCGCACAGGTGAGGCCCATCAGGCAGAGGAGAACCACGAGCTCAGCCCGGACGTCCATGTTTGAGTCTCTTTGAGTGAACCTGCGAAGAGACGGGAAATATACACAGAACATCCGTGAGAGGAGTCAGAGCAAAGTGTTCAATCATGTGACCACTTGTTTGTTTCCCTGCATGTCACAGATTGCAGCGTTTAAAACAACAAGGAACACCACGTTCAGGCTCAgtgataaaacaacacagagctcAAACACGACAAATGAATCAAGTAGAAATAAGGAACTCGGAGTGAACTACTTTACCTTCGGAGCGCTTCAGTCACCGTCCTGCCGGGAAATGCTCCCCGCTTTATTTCGCTGTATCACGAGGATGTGGGGTACGCCTATTTATAAGAACGCGGTGTTTGATTTGCCCGAAATGTAGTCTGTCAGGCATGAAGCTACGGTGGCCGAGACAGCTAAGCGCAAGTTTTGTTGCCACTACGGTTGCGATacagtttggaggcagctgcctttgttgccacactgtaTAAAGCCAGCTGTcttgttgccacactgtttggaggcagctgccacGGCAAGTGCCCTAATGCAGCCTGGCAGCAGTGTGATTTCAAGCAAATCATTGAGTTGAAGTTCGATGACTATTtgcgtgtgttttcttaatttattcacattaagaaaataaattcacaaCGCACTGTTGATCTCTCTGTAAACCAATTATCTGTACACTTTTACTCTATGTACGTATTTGATTGCTTGTTGATGGCTGCATAAACAGCCTGGTTGGTGGCTGTGCctgacagacaaaacaaaggGGATTAAATACACCAAACACATCACACGGTCAAATCCATGTAAAGCTCAATGCCTTGTGACGGGCAGGTACATTGACGAATCAACTGGCCGCATTGTGCTACATGGGCGTATCTATGTTACCAGACAAGCATTTAAGCCAATGGCAGTGCGATAGGTTTTGTCGTTACGTAAAGTGGGTGGAGCTATAGAGCATTTGTTATGGAAGATGTCTTTCGTCAGAGGAGCCTTGATAACTGCGTCAAAGTCAAAAATGTGGAGCTTCGCTAGGTAACTCTTacttatttgatattttacacatCACTATGGAAGTCCCTGATCCAAATATTATCATGTAAACTATTTGTTCAGCGGAAAAATAGGTGTGTGTTGAATTTAGCCAGCTAGCTTGTGAGCTAACCGCTACCgctaactaacaaacactaCAAGTCCCTCTGCTCTTCCACGATCTGATCCTCGCGCTGTGTTGATGGTTTACAGGTCATCGACTCTGCTGAACAACGTCCGTGtgaaccagcagctgcagcggcTGCCCACCAACACCACAGCGGGGCTCCAGCGCCTCAGCACCGCCTCAGCCCAGCAGCAACCGTCGGTGTCAAATCCACCTGAAGTGCTCCTCACCGAGTCATGTGTGAAGGTCAGCAGATGATCATGACTCAGCATCATGCTCCTTGGGTCCGTGTTCGGACAAGTGTTCGTTCCAGTGTCGAGAGTCTGAGCCAGTGTTGACAGTGTTGACAGTGAATGACCTCATGATGAAGTGTCATGGTTCCTCCACATCTGACATATTTGTCTGTGGAGAAATTAAATACTCCCACACACTGTATCAATGATATGTTTACATTCTCATATTGTGTATAATGAAGATCTGAGGACCCAGACATTGTGAATATTGTGATCAGTATTGTGCAGGAATCTTTCATTTCCAAACAGATGTGAATGTTTGGTCATACAATCTTGTCAACAAGCCTATTTAGTGTCAACATATTGATTAACCTTGGTTTGGGCTTTACGTGACTTTAATGTAAGTagttgttcatctgttcaccacAAAATCTCCAGAAAATTGTCTCTTCTTTGCAGTTTTTCAGGccattatatcatattattccTAAGCCTGGCAGCTCAA
The sequence above is drawn from the Hippoglossus hippoglossus isolate fHipHip1 chromosome 22, fHipHip1.pri, whole genome shotgun sequence genome and encodes:
- the gskip gene encoding GSK3-beta interaction protein, which produces MEIDFQPEESTVSSFDDDCVGLGDVKDMRLEAEAVVTDVLFAVTVMHVSHSLSSALDVAYINVQTREGNRYCLELTEAGLRVVGYAFDQVDEDLSNQYHETVYSLLDSLSPGYREAFGNALLQRLERLKQSGR
- the LOC117756410 gene encoding NPC intracellular cholesterol transporter 2-like isoform X1; protein product: MDVRAELVVLLCLMGLTCAVPVKFISCGSPSGKVTVVDISPCATQPCQLHKGEAYSVNVTFSSDVVSQTSTALVHGIIAGVPIPFPIPVQDGCKSGIQCPIQKQQNYHYLNSLPVKKEYPAIKLVVEWELRDDNKIDLFCIRFPVQIVS
- the LOC117756410 gene encoding NPC intracellular cholesterol transporter 2-like isoform X2, coding for MDVRAELVVLLCLMGLTCAVPVKFISCGSPSGKVTVVDISPCATQPCQLHKGEAYSVNVTFSSDVVSQTSTALVHGIIAGVPIPFPIPVQDGCKSGIQCPIQKQQNYHYLNSLPVKKEYPAVSTCDIWGD